In a genomic window of Meleagris gallopavo isolate NT-WF06-2002-E0010 breed Aviagen turkey brand Nicholas breeding stock chromosome 1, Turkey_5.1, whole genome shotgun sequence:
- the CYREN gene encoding cell cycle regulator of non-homologous end joining translates to MNEAELVDVALGVLAESLQRKGAEKKAYSESQEEQDLQQVEQELQAAPSQAPGGTASMEEGSNRSPGPPSSSGASTDAERTGLDDSDDDALKYVREIFFT, encoded by the exons ATGAACGAGGCGGAGCTGGTGGACGTGGCGCTGGGCGTGCTGGCCGAG AGCTTGCAGCGTAAGGGAGCTGAGAAGAAGGCCTACAGCGAGAGCCAGGAGGAACAGGACCTTCAGCAGGTGGAACAGGAGCTCCAGGCAGCACCAAGCCAGGCTCCCGGAGGCACAGCCAGCATGGAGGAAGGCAGCAACCGCAGCCCGGGCCCCCCATCTTCTTCTGGTGCCAGCACAGATGCAGAAAGGACTGGCCTTGATGACTCTGATGATGATGCTCTGAAATACGTCAGGGAGATCTTCTTCACTTAG
- the WDR91 gene encoding WD repeat-containing protein 91, with product MGIFVPISLIDGVQGCLPSEPSCDGSRLLRSQVDKIVEQLQQFVQSYDLAALRDYWSYLDRRLFSRLEDVYRPTVNKLKTSLYRYYLVHTVQTGRNDKAQEFFLKQASELQNQAEWKDWFVLPFLPAPDSNPTFATYFSRQWADTFIVSLHNFLSVLFQCMPVPVILNFEAECHRSSLIQEENESLRHKLFALQAESSRIKKEELEVEEAVVHHKLPAYVANMDRLGDSELDMTCSQRSTAHSLQSRGGFLSSLLSQSKKGPARPVQPSGASPTQTSSVLLGKKEPANHQSAKGKEGTASSKDGKSHFSGLVAGESSSLQQRQKRLQEHGKERRELLSKGTSQVQSAEKKADISASEPEPCSEPQADQAETSTKMPASSTESVGVRQEQPFIVLSQEEYGEHHSSIMYCRVDCSGRRVASLDVDGVIKVWSFNPIMQTKASSISKSPLLSLEWATKRDRLLLLGSGVGTVRLYDTEAKKNLCEISIDEDMPRILSLACSPSGASFVCSAAAQSPISHMDFSVITSGGKSMNQVPGKLLLWDTKTMKQQLQFSLEPEPIAINCTAFNHNGNLLVTGAADGIVRLFDMQQHECAMSWKAHDGEVYSVEFSYDENTVYSIGEDGKFIQWNIHKSGLKISEYALPSEATGPFVLSGYSGYKQVQFPRGRLFAFDSEGNYMLTCSSTGGVIFKLNGEDKVLESCLSLGGHRAPVVTVDWSTAMDCGTCLTASMDGKIKLTTLLAQKS from the exons ATGGGGATCTTCGTGCCCATCTCGCTAATAGATGGCGTTCAGG GTTGTTTGCCGAGCGAGCCCTCGTGTGACGGCAGCCGCCTCCTGCGCTCTCAGGTGGATAAGATcgtggagcagctgcagcagttcGTGCAGAGTTATGACCTGGCCGCGCTGCGGGACTACTGGAGCTACCTGGATCGCCGCCTCTTCAGCCGGCTGGAAGATGTGTACCGTCCGACGGTGAACAAGCTGAAAACCAGCCTGTATCGATACTACCTCGTCCATACCGTGCAG ACTGGACGCAATGACAAAGCGCAGGAGTTCTTCCTCAAGCAGGCCTCCGAGCTGCAGAACCAGGCAGAGTGGAAGGATTGGTTTGTCCTGCCTTTCCTCCCTGCTCCGGACTCCAACCCCACCTTTGCGACCTATTTTTCACGCCAGTGGGCAGATACGTTTATTGTGTCTCTGCACAACTTTCTGAGTGTCTTATTTCAGTGCATGC CGGTGCCAGTCATTCTGAACTTTGAAGCTGAATGTCACAGGAGCAGCCTcatacaagaagaaaatgaatccCTACGGCATAAG CTATTTGCTTTGCAGGCTGAATCCTCCCGCATAAAGAAAGAGGAACTGGAAGTGGAAGAAGCAGTTGTGCATCACAAGCTGCCTGCATATGTGGCCAACATGGATCGGCTCGGGGACTCTGAGct tGATATGACCTGCAGCCAGAGAAGTACTGCACATTCTCTTCAGTCTCGAGGAggctttctctcctctcttctctcccagAGTAAAAAGGGCCCTGCCAGACCAGTTCAGCCAAGTGGGGCTTCTCCAACACAGACTAGCAGCGTGCTGCTAGGGAAGAAAGAACCAGCAAATCACCAG AGtgccaaaggaaaagaaggaacagCAAGCAGTAAGGATGGGAAGAGCCACTTTAGTGGGTTAGTAGCAGGTGagtccagctccctgcagcagcgTCAGAAGCGCTTGCAAGAGcatgggaaggaaaggagagagctGCTGTCAAAAGGGACCTCTCAG GTTCAGAGTGCTGAGAAGAAAGCAGATATTAGCGCATCTGAGCCAGAGCCATGTTCAGAGCCACAAGCTGACCAAGCAGAGACTTCAACCAAGATGCCTGCCAGCAGTACAGAGTCTGTTGGGGTCCGGCAAGAGCAGCCTTTCATTGTCCTGAGCCAGGAGGAGTATGGGGAGCACCACTCATCTATCATGTACTGCAG GGTTGATTGTTCTGGTCGGAGGGTGGCCAGCTTGGATGTGGATGGTGTCATCAAAGTGTGGTCTTTTAACCCCATAATGCAAACTAAAGCTTCATCTATTTCCAAGTCTCCGCTGCTGTCTCTAGAATGGGCAACCAAGCGTGATCGGCTG CTACTGCTTGGCAGTGGAGTTGGGACAGTTCGTCTTTATgacacagaagcaaagaagaatCTCTGTGAAATTAGCATTGATGAAGACATGCCCAG AATCCTGTCACTTGCCTGCAGTCCAAGTGGTGCTTCCTTTGTCTGTTCTGCAGCAGCCCAAAGCCCCATCTCCCACATGGACTTCTCAGTTATCACCTCTGGGGGCAAAAGCATGAACCAAGTTCCTGGGAAGCTGTTGCTGTGGGACACCAAAACAATGAAGCAGCAG TTGCAGTTCTCCCTGGAGCCTGAGCCTATTGCTATTAACTGCACAGCCTTCAACCACAATGgcaacctgctggtcacaggGGCTGCAGATGGGATTGTTCGTCTCTTTG ATATGCAGCAGCATGAGTGTGCCATGAGCTGGAAGGCACATGATGGGGAAGTCTACTCTGTTGAGTTCAGCTATGATGAGAACACTGTCTACAGCATAGGCGAGGATGGCAAG TTTATTCAGTGGAACATCCACAAAAGTGGCTTGAAGATCTCAGAGTATGCTCTTCCCAGTGAAGCTACAGGTCCCTTTGTGCTGTCTGGATACAGTGGATACAAACAAGTCCAGTTCCCACGAGGAAGACTTTTTGCCTTTGACTCTGAAGGGAACTATATGCTGACATGTTCTTCAACTGGGGGAGTCATTTTTAAG TTGAATGGTGAGGACAAGGTCCTGGAGAGCTGCCTTTCCCTGGGAGGACACCGTGCTCCTGTTGTCACAGTGGACTGGAGCACAGCCATGGACTGTGGGACTTGCCTCACTGCCTCTATGGATGGGAAGATTAAGTTAACAACCCTACTGGCTCAAAAGTCTTAA
- the STRA8 gene encoding LOW QUALITY PROTEIN: stimulated by retinoic acid gene 8 protein homolog (The sequence of the model RefSeq protein was modified relative to this genomic sequence to represent the inferred CDS: inserted 2 bases in 1 codon) has product MEAAGGCGELCARARPAPQAQPQEVEPRAARRRLAQAQHRAVLAGLFSSLQETVLSQSDSPASKYQVLRKAKKYIQELEQTLSSLLKMKESFSLEDGNPSSLEEVREEYVKRHFSNHSTASPAEAVSESDSAVWYLMQDVXKPTMEEDGKPGFIQYPDTSSPDLVEFERYLYFYKHTVDLLREHGIVSAEEVPLPVVSTAISHLWQELSEERRDSILQYCSQRDFHLGPTDACQETACADGDVRDSGGNSEEASGSLVSTPEEVMLEDAFDVAAGFLETNETQGLSSQSSSFTSGISENPEDDHRLYLQITDFLKSLFFANTHFCQEEDLQFDYETVMLRCTETFDDEDL; this is encoded by the exons ATGGAGGCAGCGGGTGGCTGCGGTGAGCTCTGTGCGAGAGCACGGCCCGCTCCCCAGGCACAGCCGCAGGAGGTGGAGCCCCGCGCCGCACGCAGACGCCTGGCACAGGCCCAGCACCGCGCAGTGCTGGCGGGACTCTTCAGCAGCCTGCAAGAGACCGTGCTATCCCAGTCAGACAGCCCGGCCTCCAAG TATCAGGTTTTGCGTAAGGCTAAGAAATATATCCAGGAGCTGGAGCAAACCTTGAGTTCTTTGCTGAAGATGAAAG AGTCCTTCAGCCTGGAGGATGGGAACCCGTCCAGCCTGGAGGAAGTCAGGGAAGAATATGTCAAGAGGCACTTCAGCAATCACAG CACTGCGTCACCCGCGGAAGCTGTGAGTGAGAGTGATTCTGCCGTCTGGTATTTGATGCAAGATGT AAAACCAACAATGGAAGAGGACGGAAAGCCAGGATTTATCCAGTACCCAGACACTTCATCCCCAGATCTGGTGGAATTTGAACG GTACCTGTATTTTTATAAGCACACAGTAGACCTACTGAGAGAGCATGGAATTGTTTCCGCTGAGGAGGTACCTCTCCCCGTGGTCTCCACTGCTATTTCACACCTCTGGCAAGAGCTTTCTGAAGAAAGGAGAGACAGCATCTTGCAGTACTGTAGCCAGAGAGATTTCCACCTGGGTCCTACGGATGCTTGCCAGGAGACTGCGTGTGCTGATGGCGATGTGAGAGACAGTGGAGGTAACAGTGAGGAAGCCAGTGGTTCCTTGGTCTCCACACCAGAAGAA GTAATGCTTGAAGACGCGTTTGATGTTGCTGCTGGTTTCCTTGAAACAAATGAGACACAGGGATTGTCTAGCCAGAG CTCTTCATTTACGAGCGGCATTTCTGAAAATCCAGAGGATGACCACAGACTCTATCTGCAGATCACTGACTTCctaaaaagccttttctttgcTAATACACACTTCTGCCAG GAAGAAGATCTTCAGTTCGATTATGAGACTGTAATGCTGAGGTGCACGGAGACCTTTGACGACGAAGATTTATAA